TCTAATGATTTTTTATCCTCTATAGGTTCAAGATTATCACTGTAAATCCACTTACTCCAATTAAGAAAAGATTCTCCAAAATCATCAATATTTTCCCAATTAGAATTTGAAATTAATTCTTGCAGACCAGCTCCATATGAACCTGGCGCTGAACCAAATATACGATTAATTGAATCACCCTCCCTTGATGCCACAGCAAGAGGGTTAAATTTATCATCCTCATTAAGATTAGAAACAAGATTTATTGCTTTAGAAGTTAAATTAACTAACTGTGGAAATGCATCTCTAAACATTCCCGAAATCCTTAAAGTAACATCAACCCTTGGTCTTTCCAGAACAGATAAAGGAATGATTTCTAGATCAACTACTCTTCTTGAAGCCCCATCCCAAATAGGCTGCACTCCTAATAAATATAGAATTTGACAAATGTCTTCACCACCATTTCTCATTGTTGATGTTGCCCATACAGATATTGCTATATTTTTTAAATCTTCTCCATTATCTTGTTTGTATAAATCAAGTATTTGTGAAGCAGACTGACAACCAACACTCCATGCTGATTCAGTTGGCAGTCCTCTCGAATCAACTGAAAAGAAATTTTTACCAGTGGGTAAAGTTTCAGTTTTACCTCTCGTAGGGGCTCCAGATGGACCACTTTTTACATATTGTCCTTTTAATGAATTAATAAATGATAATTTCTCATTATATGAAGAATTAATGATTGGATATAGAATCTCTTTTTTTAATAATAAAAAATACTTATTATGTTTTTTTTCATTAAAGAAATAGTCTATTATTTTCTGATTTTTATATTTTTCTAGATTTTTTATGTTGGTATTCTTTTTATAAAAAAACAAATATATTAAATACTTTGCTTGTTGTTCCAAAAAATCAATAGCCATTCTAAAGTTTAAAATGTTTTTGTTGGAAAAAGTCAATAATATTTTTTTATCCTTTTCACTTAACATTTGATCATATTGATTTGTCCAAGGATTCAAATCTAGTTTTAAATGTTTTGCTATATATTGAATAAAACCAATTCGGTTGGCATTTGGTACTCTAGCAATACACAAGAATAAATTTATTTCATTAATGTCATTCTGCCGATTGCCAAAAATATGCAAACCTGTCCTAATTTGAGATTCTTTAATTTTGCAAAGAAAGGAATCAATTTCTTCTATTTGGTTATTTTTATTCTTTAAAGTAATTTCGATAAAATCTTTTTTAATTAATTCAAAAATTGATTTTTCTATTATTTCAATCCGATTAGAATTTAATAATTTTGCTTCAAAATATTCGTCTAAATAATTTTCTAATATTGAATATTTTCCAAATAATTCTGACCTATCCAAAGGAGGGGTTAAATGATCAATAATTGTTGCAGCAGTTCTTCTTTTAGCTTGGGATCCTTCTCCAGGATCATTTACGATAAAGGGATATATATTTGGTATTGCCGGACAAATAATATTTGGAAAACATTTATTGCTTAAGCCTATAGATTTACCAGGTAACCATTCAACAGTCCCATGTTTACCAATATGGCACATAGCATTTGCATTAAAAACTTTTTCAATCCAAAAATATTGTGCTAAATATCTATGGGGAGGTGGAAGATCGGGAGAATGAATATCTCTATCAGTGAAAACGTCATAACCTCTTTGAGGTTGAATCAATAATGTTATTTTTCCAAATCTAATACCATTTATTGAGAAGCCTTTATTATCTAGATCGATCGCATCAGATGGTTTACCCCAACGACTAACAATAATATTTTTGGGATCAAGTTCTAAATAATTCCAATATTTTAAATATTCACTAAGTGGTAAGTAATCTAATGGTTTATTATCTTGAGATTCAATATCATTAGTTCTAGTTTTTATAAGCATTGACATTAATTCCGAAGAATCTTGAGGATAATTACAAGATCCAAGGTCATAACCTTCTTCTTTTAACCAATTAAGAATATTTATTATTGAAGATGGTGTATTTAGACCTACGCCATTACCGATTCTTCCGTTCTTTACTGGATAATTACTTATTACTAAACAAATTCTTTTATCAAAATTATTAAGTTTCTGAAGTTTCACATAATTTGTTGCAAATTTTGAAATCCATTGAATACCTACTTGATCAGCTTTGTAACTAGTTATTTCACTATATAGTGTATTTTTATTAGAAATTATTTCTTTAAATGCTGAAGGACAGGTAGTAATTCTTCCATCAAATTCGGGAATAATTATTTGCATTAATAAATCAGATGAATTCATTCCAATAGATGAATTTAACCACTTTTTTCTTGATCTATTAGAAGAAAGAAGTTGTAAAATTGGAATTTTAAGAGAAGTAAAAATATTTGTTGAATTTTCAATTAAATCGTTATTTTTGATTTGAGATGAAGAAAATGAAGTTGTGGTAATTATTAGTTTAATATCTTCTTTTTTAAAAATGTCTATTAATTTCTTCTGAATAATACGATCTTTTAGTGTTGAAATAAAAAATGTTTTAGGAGATAGTCCGCATTTTCTTAATTGCAAGTTAAGTTTTTCGTTTACTTCAATTTCATTAGCCAAAAAAAGAGATTTATAGGATATTATTCCTATCTTTTCTCCTTTTTCATTTTTCCAATCATATAAGTAGGGATCTGCATAAAAAGTAATATTCAAAAAATCATCAGGAATTAATTTTTCATCTACAACTAAATAATTTAAACAATTAAGAAACTTTCTATAATTATCCAGTCCTCCAGATCTTAGTAATCTAGAAATATTTAATGCAATATTTTTATCTATACTACTTATTTCACATAAGGAAATTTCCTGATCAATGGTACCTGATAGTATTACTAACTTCCTTTTTTTATTAACTGCTTGCCAATTTATAAGTTGTTCAATTCCATAGTTCCATGTACCTTTATCTCCAAATATTCTAAGTACTACAACTTTTGCATAATTTATTGTTTTTAATAAATAATTATCTATTTGAGCTGAGGAATTTAAATTAGAAATTTCTAAAGCTCTTATATTATTTTTTAATGAAGCAAATTCCTTTTCTAACAATAAGTTTGATATAAGATTTAAATCAGCCTTGACACTTGTTATAAAAATAAAATCTGCAGCTGGTTGCTCAATTAAATCATCCTTATTCTTTTCATTTCCTGCTATATTTAATATCCTGTGCATTTTTATATATAAATAAGGTTTAGAATACGTAAGTAGGTTAAAACAAGTTTACCTTAATTAAATAAATTAAATATGCATGAATTTCTTCCATACGCCTGGTTCGAAGGTAAATGTAT
This window of the Prochlorococcus marinus XMU1410 genome carries:
- the cobN gene encoding cobaltochelatase subunit CobN encodes the protein MHRILNIAGNEKNKDDLIEQPAADFIFITSVKADLNLISNLLLEKEFASLKNNIRALEISNLNSSAQIDNYLLKTINYAKVVVLRIFGDKGTWNYGIEQLINWQAVNKKRKLVILSGTIDQEISLCEISSIDKNIALNISRLLRSGGLDNYRKFLNCLNYLVVDEKLIPDDFLNITFYADPYLYDWKNEKGEKIGIISYKSLFLANEIEVNEKLNLQLRKCGLSPKTFFISTLKDRIIQKKLIDIFKKEDIKLIITTTSFSSSQIKNNDLIENSTNIFTSLKIPILQLLSSNRSRKKWLNSSIGMNSSDLLMQIIIPEFDGRITTCPSAFKEIISNKNTLYSEITSYKADQVGIQWISKFATNYVKLQKLNNFDKRICLVISNYPVKNGRIGNGVGLNTPSSIINILNWLKEEGYDLGSCNYPQDSSELMSMLIKTRTNDIESQDNKPLDYLPLSEYLKYWNYLELDPKNIIVSRWGKPSDAIDLDNKGFSINGIRFGKITLLIQPQRGYDVFTDRDIHSPDLPPPHRYLAQYFWIEKVFNANAMCHIGKHGTVEWLPGKSIGLSNKCFPNIICPAIPNIYPFIVNDPGEGSQAKRRTAATIIDHLTPPLDRSELFGKYSILENYLDEYFEAKLLNSNRIEIIEKSIFELIKKDFIEITLKNKNNQIEEIDSFLCKIKESQIRTGLHIFGNRQNDINEINLFLCIARVPNANRIGFIQYIAKHLKLDLNPWTNQYDQMLSEKDKKILLTFSNKNILNFRMAIDFLEQQAKYLIYLFFYKKNTNIKNLEKYKNQKIIDYFFNEKKHNKYFLLLKKEILYPIINSSYNEKLSFINSLKGQYVKSGPSGAPTRGKTETLPTGKNFFSVDSRGLPTESAWSVGCQSASQILDLYKQDNGEDLKNIAISVWATSTMRNGGEDICQILYLLGVQPIWDGASRRVVDLEIIPLSVLERPRVDVTLRISGMFRDAFPQLVNLTSKAINLVSNLNEDDKFNPLAVASREGDSINRIFGSAPGSYGAGLQELISNSNWENIDDFGESFLNWSKWIYSDNLEPIEDKKSLENALKNVQLVVHNQDNKEHDILDSDDYYQFQGGLSSAVKKLSGKLPEMYHGDLSKFGLSKISKLQDEINKVVISRIINPKWINGMKDNGYKGAFEFSATLDYLYAFDASTEVVSDWCYKEVYKSWLCDQDLKNFFLKNNPWALRDIAQRFLEIVNRKMWNNCSSDVIENLKNIIINTDSIIEKNEF